In Aquimarina sp. TRL1, a single window of DNA contains:
- a CDS encoding alpha-2-macroglobulin, with product MKKIISLLFLLCITNISFIMAQNDYTKQWKEVESHEQKGLPKSSLEVVKSIYEAAKKENNTNQIIKAFLHKAKYALTLEENAQLTIIKELQSEIATSSFPTKNILNGVLANLYWQYFKQNRWKFYNRTHTSAKVDKEDFRTWDLETLFAEIHIHFQQALENGVLAQQTELSKFNTILITEENSKKYRPTLFDFLSHMALEFYKTSETNITRPSYAFEINSKEYLNEPSSFSRQKITTKDSLSLQFNALKIYQQLIAFHSRNKNYNALANVDIERLLFVFKNATFADKEELIINTLTKAKENNKDHESNALYAYELAAQYQSRGSKYIPKKDEVFRWDTKKALELCSTIESAFPNSDGAKKSNALKAIILQAEVSLKSEKILPIQKAGRLFISYKNTDLLTLKTVKINATQLKSLQQLYKNKDIIKFINGLPEVNTWKAPLKNEKDYQRHTTEILLPALPQGQYLVIASAGEEISVKNQISYADIQVSNLALLTNRTNNTTIFQVVNRNDGAPISNASIHLQSGHGRGYGNKIDKTLTTDKQGQASFLVDNQYYDLVVTVKHEKDLVVFSPYHLYKNHQPQQNINRKQETVFLFTDRSIYRPGQTVYFKGILMTANGNKNHSVVPNTTVPVTLKDVNYQEVSSLKLQTNEYGSFQGSFILPSSGVTGLFHLQTRNGNQTSFSVEEYKRPKFEATFSPVTKTYKLNEIVSLQGNATGYAGNKITDAKVVYRVHRKVQLPRWCYWYYPGHREQAQEITYGETTTDEKGAFEINFEAIPDKSVPKENLPVFHYEITADITDINGETRSTSTQVNVGYHALLANMQLPNKIDKNADNSLTVLSKNLNYEPVASSGTIKIYKLKSPQYPLRRRPWNAPDYKILSKEEFTKLFPHDAYDDEDDYKTWDKGALVQTISYNTAEQGSQTTGMQHIPLKNTKKWESGKYVIELNSKDRFGQEVKDIIYYTLFDKKDKKISDQQLFEVSVNKESYSPGEEVIIKFGSASENITITVDVEKNNKITRTEQFTLSNNSTTIKIPVTKEDIGGFAVHYSFVNYNAHEGGTIPITVPYEPTELSIETTTFRDKLLPGQNETWSFTIKGPKGDKVAAELLASMYDVSLDQFKSHQWNFNPIMKPTYYPNYFREARLSFGVQSFTNRHYDSPPIPSFSQGYDRLDWHGLYFGSSYGRMRMAKSRMAAPVSMMDDQMEMANAPELEKAPLAGTAESKRMTADTTNANEKEEENDLITPKEKPLSGVSVRKNLQETAFFFPQLQTNKEGEVSFSFTAPEALTKWKVQLLAHTKTLQAATTTLETVTQKELMVIPNPPRFLREGDKIIISTKVSNLSSSDLNGDIELQLTNALTNTSINQKLQNNQIRQAFSVAASGNTNVSWELQIPDDIQAVQYKIIAKAGTFSDGEQNVLPVLSNRMLVTETLPMWVRSDQTKSFTLQKLKNTTSTSLKHHRLTLEMTSNPAWYAVQALPYLMEYPYDCAEQTFSRYYANALATHIANSNPRIQQVFNQWKTSDALLSNLEKNQELKSLILQETPWVREAQSETEQKKRIALLFDLNKMNSEFQSALQSLQKMQYDSGAFPWFKGGRESRFITQYIAAGFGHLQKLGVTTSANPISKQIVQKAIQYLDQEFVKQYEELKKHCKKHKIDINKNHLHYAQLHYLYMRSFFADIPAHSNTKEAKKYYLGQAKKYWLKNSLYTQGLLALITHRNGDTATATAILNSLEEKSIVSEELGMYWKSNTASWYWHQAPIETQALLIEAFSEIAPEPKKTEVVDNLKIWLLKHKQTNRWKTTKQTAEAVYALLLQGSEWLSITDMVDITLAGEKVTPDENTKVEAGTGYFKTSWSGSEITNSKSTVMISKKGKGIAWGGLYWQYFEDLDKITAAKTPLSLSKKLFLKKNADRGEKMTAITENTSLTLGDLVRVRIELKVDRDMEFIHMKDMRAAGFEPVNVLSQYKWQDGLGYYESTKDAATNFFFDYLPKGVYVFEYDLRVNNKGNFSNGVTTIQSMYAPEFSSHSEGIRVKIEH from the coding sequence ATGAAAAAAATCATCTCGCTCTTATTTCTCCTTTGTATCACTAACATCAGCTTTATCATGGCACAAAACGACTATACTAAACAGTGGAAAGAAGTTGAATCCCATGAACAAAAAGGACTTCCTAAATCCAGTCTAGAGGTAGTTAAATCAATCTACGAAGCAGCTAAAAAGGAAAACAACACAAATCAAATCATCAAAGCATTTCTTCACAAAGCCAAATACGCACTTACTCTTGAGGAAAATGCACAGCTTACTATCATCAAAGAATTACAATCAGAAATTGCTACCAGCAGTTTTCCTACTAAAAATATTCTCAATGGTGTTCTAGCGAATCTGTACTGGCAATACTTTAAACAAAATCGATGGAAATTTTACAATAGAACTCATACAAGTGCTAAAGTTGACAAAGAAGATTTCAGAACCTGGGATCTGGAAACTCTTTTTGCTGAGATTCACATTCATTTTCAACAAGCACTGGAAAATGGTGTTTTAGCACAACAAACAGAATTGAGCAAGTTTAACACAATTCTTATCACTGAAGAAAACTCTAAAAAATACCGCCCCACCCTTTTTGATTTCCTATCACATATGGCATTAGAGTTTTATAAAACTTCTGAAACGAATATCACCAGACCTTCTTATGCTTTTGAGATAAACTCAAAGGAATACTTAAATGAACCTTCTTCTTTTTCCAGACAGAAGATAACAACTAAAGATAGTTTGTCACTTCAATTTAATGCACTAAAAATATACCAGCAACTTATCGCTTTTCACTCGAGAAACAAAAATTATAACGCATTGGCAAATGTCGATATAGAACGTCTTTTATTTGTTTTTAAAAATGCTACGTTCGCTGATAAAGAAGAACTGATAATCAACACACTCACAAAAGCAAAAGAGAATAATAAGGATCATGAATCCAATGCCCTCTACGCATACGAACTAGCAGCTCAGTATCAATCTCGTGGTTCTAAATACATCCCTAAAAAAGACGAAGTTTTTCGATGGGATACAAAAAAAGCTCTGGAGCTTTGCTCTACAATAGAAAGCGCATTTCCCAATAGCGATGGAGCAAAAAAAAGCAATGCATTAAAAGCTATCATATTACAAGCTGAAGTATCACTTAAAAGTGAAAAAATTCTTCCTATTCAAAAAGCAGGACGTCTTTTTATATCCTATAAAAACACAGATCTCCTTACCCTAAAAACTGTAAAAATTAATGCTACCCAGCTAAAATCGTTACAACAACTATATAAAAACAAAGACATTATCAAGTTTATCAACGGTTTACCTGAGGTCAATACATGGAAAGCCCCTTTAAAAAACGAAAAAGACTATCAAAGACATACCACAGAAATTTTATTACCGGCGTTACCACAAGGTCAATATCTGGTCATAGCTTCTGCCGGCGAAGAGATTTCTGTAAAAAATCAAATCTCTTATGCAGACATTCAAGTGAGTAATCTTGCCTTACTTACAAACCGAACAAATAATACGACAATCTTCCAGGTGGTTAACAGAAATGATGGGGCTCCGATTAGTAATGCCTCGATTCATCTTCAGTCGGGACATGGAAGAGGTTACGGAAATAAAATTGACAAGACACTCACTACAGACAAACAAGGACAAGCTTCTTTTCTAGTAGATAATCAATACTATGACCTTGTTGTCACAGTAAAACATGAGAAAGATCTTGTTGTTTTTAGCCCATATCATTTATATAAAAACCATCAGCCGCAACAAAACATAAACAGAAAACAAGAAACTGTATTTTTGTTTACTGACAGAAGTATTTACCGTCCTGGTCAGACCGTTTATTTCAAAGGGATTCTAATGACTGCAAATGGAAATAAAAACCATTCCGTAGTCCCAAATACTACTGTACCTGTTACTCTAAAAGATGTCAATTATCAAGAAGTAAGCAGTCTCAAGCTGCAAACTAATGAATATGGATCTTTTCAGGGAAGCTTTATACTACCTTCCTCTGGTGTGACTGGTTTATTCCACCTACAAACACGAAATGGAAACCAAACTTCCTTCTCCGTAGAAGAATATAAACGCCCCAAATTCGAAGCAACCTTTTCTCCTGTCACTAAAACATATAAGCTTAACGAAATAGTTTCACTTCAAGGAAATGCTACAGGGTATGCCGGCAATAAAATTACCGATGCCAAGGTTGTATACCGAGTGCACAGAAAAGTGCAATTACCTCGATGGTGTTATTGGTACTACCCAGGTCACAGAGAACAAGCTCAGGAGATCACCTATGGAGAAACTACTACTGATGAGAAAGGAGCTTTTGAAATCAACTTCGAAGCCATTCCGGACAAAAGTGTTCCTAAAGAAAATCTACCGGTATTCCATTATGAGATCACCGCAGATATTACAGACATCAATGGAGAGACAAGAAGTACCAGTACTCAGGTTAATGTAGGATACCATGCACTTCTTGCAAACATGCAGCTCCCTAATAAGATTGATAAGAATGCAGACAACAGCTTAACAGTTCTTTCTAAAAACCTAAACTATGAACCTGTTGCCTCTTCTGGAACTATCAAAATCTATAAATTAAAATCTCCTCAATACCCACTTCGCAGACGTCCATGGAATGCTCCAGACTATAAGATACTTAGCAAAGAAGAGTTTACTAAACTATTTCCGCACGATGCGTACGACGATGAAGATGATTATAAGACATGGGATAAAGGTGCACTAGTCCAAACAATATCCTACAATACTGCAGAACAAGGATCCCAGACAACCGGAATGCAACATATCCCATTAAAAAATACAAAAAAATGGGAATCTGGAAAATATGTGATAGAACTCAACTCAAAAGATCGATTTGGACAAGAGGTAAAAGATATTATATACTACACCCTGTTCGACAAAAAAGATAAAAAAATCAGTGATCAACAGCTTTTTGAAGTGAGTGTTAATAAAGAATCATACTCCCCTGGAGAAGAAGTCATCATTAAGTTTGGCTCTGCTTCCGAAAACATTACCATTACGGTAGATGTCGAAAAAAACAATAAAATTACCCGTACAGAGCAATTCACCCTTTCTAATAATAGTACTACAATAAAAATTCCGGTAACTAAAGAAGATATTGGAGGGTTTGCGGTACACTACAGTTTTGTGAATTATAACGCTCATGAAGGAGGAACTATTCCTATAACGGTACCATACGAACCTACAGAATTATCAATAGAGACAACTACATTCAGAGATAAACTACTCCCTGGACAGAATGAAACCTGGAGTTTTACTATTAAAGGTCCTAAAGGAGACAAGGTCGCTGCTGAATTATTAGCGAGTATGTATGATGTTTCTCTAGATCAGTTTAAATCGCATCAATGGAATTTCAACCCTATAATGAAACCAACATACTATCCTAACTATTTTAGAGAGGCACGCCTTAGTTTCGGAGTACAAAGTTTCACAAACAGACATTACGACAGTCCGCCAATCCCTAGTTTTTCTCAAGGGTATGACCGCCTCGACTGGCATGGTCTTTATTTTGGTTCTTCATACGGAAGAATGCGAATGGCAAAATCCAGAATGGCTGCTCCAGTAAGCATGATGGATGACCAAATGGAAATGGCGAATGCTCCTGAACTGGAAAAAGCGCCACTTGCAGGTACTGCTGAGTCAAAAAGAATGACCGCAGATACTACCAATGCGAACGAAAAAGAGGAAGAAAACGATTTAATTACCCCCAAAGAAAAACCGCTATCAGGTGTCTCTGTTCGCAAAAACCTACAGGAAACAGCCTTTTTCTTTCCTCAATTGCAAACCAATAAAGAAGGAGAAGTAAGCTTTAGTTTTACTGCTCCCGAAGCATTGACAAAGTGGAAAGTGCAGTTATTAGCACACACCAAAACACTACAGGCAGCTACCACAACACTAGAAACAGTTACTCAAAAAGAGTTAATGGTAATCCCAAACCCTCCTAGATTCCTCAGAGAAGGAGATAAAATTATAATTAGCACTAAGGTTTCTAATCTTTCCTCATCTGATCTTAACGGAGATATCGAACTACAATTAACAAACGCTTTAACCAATACCTCCATTAATCAGAAACTACAGAACAACCAGATTCGACAAGCTTTTTCTGTAGCAGCCTCAGGAAACACCAATGTATCATGGGAACTGCAAATACCAGATGATATTCAGGCAGTACAGTATAAAATCATTGCTAAAGCAGGTACTTTCTCAGATGGAGAACAAAATGTACTTCCTGTATTATCTAATAGGATGTTAGTTACAGAAACACTGCCTATGTGGGTTCGATCTGACCAGACAAAAAGTTTTACGCTGCAGAAATTAAAGAATACAACCTCTACTTCTTTAAAACATCATAGACTAACTCTGGAAATGACCTCTAATCCAGCCTGGTATGCTGTTCAGGCATTACCATACCTTATGGAGTACCCATATGACTGCGCTGAACAGACATTTTCTCGTTATTATGCTAATGCATTAGCAACGCACATTGCCAATTCCAATCCTCGCATACAGCAAGTATTTAATCAATGGAAAACCAGTGATGCATTACTGAGTAATCTGGAAAAAAACCAAGAGTTAAAATCTCTGATTCTCCAAGAAACTCCCTGGGTACGTGAAGCACAAAGTGAAACAGAACAAAAGAAAAGAATTGCATTGCTTTTTGACCTTAATAAAATGAATTCAGAATTTCAGAGTGCTTTGCAGTCTTTACAAAAAATGCAATATGACTCTGGAGCATTTCCGTGGTTCAAAGGAGGTCGAGAGAGCAGGTTTATTACCCAGTATATTGCTGCAGGTTTCGGTCATCTACAAAAATTAGGAGTTACAACCTCTGCTAACCCTATAAGTAAACAAATAGTACAAAAGGCTATACAATACCTGGATCAGGAATTTGTAAAGCAATATGAAGAATTAAAAAAGCACTGCAAAAAACACAAAATTGATATCAACAAAAACCACCTACACTACGCTCAGCTACATTATCTATATATGCGTAGCTTCTTTGCTGATATCCCTGCCCATTCCAACACGAAAGAAGCTAAAAAATACTATCTGGGACAAGCCAAAAAGTATTGGTTAAAAAACAGTTTGTATACACAGGGACTGTTAGCTTTGATTACGCATAGAAATGGAGATACAGCTACTGCTACTGCCATTCTCAATTCATTAGAAGAAAAGAGTATTGTCAGTGAAGAATTAGGAATGTATTGGAAATCCAATACTGCCAGCTGGTATTGGCACCAGGCCCCAATAGAAACACAAGCATTATTGATTGAAGCTTTTTCAGAGATTGCTCCGGAACCTAAAAAAACTGAAGTTGTCGATAACCTAAAAATATGGTTACTAAAACACAAGCAAACCAACAGGTGGAAAACAACCAAACAAACAGCCGAAGCTGTTTATGCTTTATTACTACAGGGAAGTGAGTGGTTATCTATTACTGACATGGTAGACATCACACTGGCAGGAGAAAAGGTTACCCCTGACGAAAACACGAAAGTAGAGGCAGGTACCGGATACTTTAAAACTTCCTGGAGCGGTTCTGAAATCACAAACTCCAAAAGCACTGTTATGATCAGCAAAAAAGGAAAAGGAATTGCCTGGGGAGGATTATACTGGCAGTATTTTGAAGATCTGGATAAAATCACCGCAGCTAAAACCCCTCTATCACTTAGCAAAAAGCTATTCCTTAAAAAGAATGCAGACAGAGGAGAAAAAATGACTGCTATCACCGAAAACACTTCTTTGACATTAGGAGATCTTGTCCGGGTACGCATTGAATTAAAAGTAGATAGAGACATGGAATTTATTCATATGAAAGATATGAGAGCAGCAGGCTTCGAACCTGTTAATGTTCTCTCTCAGTACAAATGGCAAGATGGCTTAGGGTATTATGAAAGTACCAAAGATGCCGCTACCAATTTTTTCTTCGATTATCTACCCAAAGGGGTGTATGTATTCGAATACGACCTAAGAGTAAACAACAAAGGAAACTTTTCTAACGGAGTTACAACAATTCAAAGCATGTATGCTCCGGAATTCTCTAGTCATTCGGAAGGAATACGAGTAAAAATTGAGCACTAA
- a CDS encoding type IX secretion system membrane protein PorP/SprF translates to MRKYILIMIVSIPCISALAQQDAQYTQYMYNTISVNPAYAGSRGVMSITGLHRSQWVGLDGAPQTETISLNTPIGESNKVGLGVSFINDKIGPTQEMYLDIDFSYTIPTSDIGKLSFGLKVGGHFLDVDFTKLREFDIEDPTFQNNIDNKFSPNVGVGFYYHTDKFYAGLSAPNLLETEHFDESATVGNNDSSTYIARERINYYAIVGHVFDLSTEVKFKPALLTKVVFGAPLQVDVSANFLLYERLTLGLGYRWDAAFSAMAGFQISDGMMIGLAYDRETTELGKAQFNDGSYEVFLRFELFKKYSRFLTPRFF, encoded by the coding sequence ATGAGAAAGTATATACTTATAATGATAGTAAGTATCCCCTGTATATCTGCGTTGGCACAACAAGATGCTCAGTATACTCAGTATATGTACAATACTATTAGTGTGAATCCTGCTTATGCAGGGAGTAGAGGAGTGATGAGTATTACCGGGCTGCACAGAAGTCAGTGGGTTGGGTTGGATGGAGCTCCGCAAACAGAAACCATATCATTGAATACACCTATTGGAGAAAGTAATAAAGTAGGATTGGGAGTGTCTTTTATAAATGATAAAATAGGTCCCACGCAGGAGATGTATCTGGATATCGATTTTTCTTATACGATTCCTACTTCGGATATAGGAAAATTAAGTTTTGGGCTGAAGGTAGGAGGACACTTTTTAGATGTGGATTTTACAAAGCTCAGGGAATTTGATATTGAAGATCCGACTTTTCAGAATAATATAGATAATAAGTTTAGTCCGAATGTTGGAGTAGGATTTTATTATCATACCGATAAGTTTTATGCAGGACTAAGTGCTCCCAATCTTCTGGAAACCGAGCATTTTGATGAGAGTGCTACGGTGGGGAATAATGATTCATCTACTTATATTGCCAGAGAGCGGATTAATTATTATGCAATTGTCGGACATGTTTTTGACTTGAGTACAGAAGTGAAGTTTAAGCCGGCATTGTTAACCAAAGTTGTTTTTGGAGCTCCGCTTCAGGTGGATGTATCTGCGAATTTCTTATTGTATGAACGGTTGACACTGGGGTTGGGATATCGATGGGATGCTGCGTTTAGTGCAATGGCAGGTTTTCAGATATCAGATGGGATGATGATAGGCTTAGCATATGATAGAGAGACTACTGAATTAGGTAAAGCACAGTTTAATGATGGGAGTTATGAAGTATTTCTTCGATTTGAACTTTTCAAGAAATACAGTCGATTCTTAACTCCGAGATTTTTCTAA
- a CDS encoding SDR family NAD(P)-dependent oxidoreductase: MKTLIITGISRGIGLATASLFLEKGYHVIGTSTAGKTILTSDRLSVFSLQLDDASSFISLKDHLLQNSIKVDGIINNAAVLLEAWDDPSIDIQQLRKTFDINVFGTIEFTENLLPFIKKNGHIINIGSSWGTFNTDQDAYTPLYKMSKTTIHMYTSLLGERLKTSDIAVSAVDPGWVKTDMGSMDAEREPQEAAMDIFSLFESPKETGYLWREGEKSNW, translated from the coding sequence ATGAAAACTCTTATTATTACCGGAATCAGTAGAGGAATTGGACTTGCCACCGCTTCATTATTTCTAGAAAAAGGATACCATGTTATTGGTACTTCTACCGCTGGAAAAACGATCTTAACCTCGGATAGGCTTTCTGTTTTTTCATTACAATTGGATGATGCTTCCTCTTTTATTTCGTTAAAAGATCACCTGCTACAAAACAGTATTAAGGTCGATGGTATCATCAATAATGCTGCGGTATTGTTAGAAGCCTGGGATGATCCTTCTATTGACATACAACAACTGAGAAAAACATTTGACATCAATGTATTCGGAACCATCGAATTTACCGAAAACCTACTCCCTTTTATTAAAAAAAACGGACATATTATTAATATAGGTTCTTCCTGGGGAACTTTTAATACGGATCAGGATGCGTACACGCCATTGTACAAAATGTCAAAAACCACCATCCATATGTATACCTCTTTACTAGGAGAACGTCTTAAAACATCTGATATAGCGGTATCTGCTGTCGATCCAGGATGGGTTAAAACAGATATGGGCAGTATGGATGCAGAACGAGAACCACAGGAAGCTGCGATGGATATCTTCTCTTTATTTGAATCTCCGAAAGAAACGGGCTACTTATGGAGAGAAGGCGAAAAAAGTAATTGGTAA
- a CDS encoding AraC family transcriptional regulator, producing MKSRIKSDILGGVIEKTYSDDFETDTLLEDRQEVNFKGIKGTTADIQLNGVFLQTKDVEIDVDSPYEAEVEHDFPFLKLHFEIEGSNVYTPYNKKSVPINIPSGHYNLFYLPKVKGKLTFDTQRRKTLEIKFTERYLKRIFDASYKKAISHFGEAMENKEPFVMWKKSKPISPKLQLIIDDILGCTYTNSIRKVYLESKVAEIFSILFDIIEKQGNAEDAISLSAIDYAKIIDAEKILRKNIKTPPTISELVLQVGLNSFKLKKDFKKVFGKPVFAYLTELRMEHAKKMILEEGYTVSEASYEVGYKNPQHFTAAFKKKFQYLPSVLKE from the coding sequence ATGAAAAGTAGAATTAAAAGTGATATTTTAGGAGGGGTTATTGAGAAGACGTATTCTGATGACTTTGAAACAGATACGTTATTGGAAGATCGGCAGGAAGTAAATTTTAAGGGAATCAAAGGGACTACGGCAGATATCCAGTTAAACGGAGTTTTTCTGCAGACTAAAGATGTAGAAATAGATGTAGACTCTCCTTATGAAGCAGAAGTGGAACACGATTTCCCTTTTTTAAAGTTGCATTTCGAAATTGAAGGAAGTAATGTGTATACACCATATAATAAAAAAAGTGTACCTATAAATATACCAAGTGGGCACTATAATTTATTTTACTTGCCTAAGGTGAAAGGGAAATTGACTTTTGATACCCAAAGACGGAAAACACTTGAAATTAAATTTACGGAACGCTACCTGAAACGGATTTTTGATGCCAGCTATAAAAAAGCGATTTCTCATTTTGGAGAAGCTATGGAAAACAAAGAGCCTTTTGTAATGTGGAAAAAAAGCAAGCCTATTTCTCCGAAATTGCAATTGATTATCGATGATATTTTAGGGTGTACGTATACGAATTCCATCCGAAAGGTTTATTTAGAATCCAAAGTAGCTGAAATTTTTTCAATTCTTTTTGATATTATTGAGAAACAGGGGAATGCGGAAGATGCCATATCATTGAGTGCGATTGATTATGCAAAGATTATCGATGCCGAAAAAATCCTTCGAAAAAATATTAAGACACCTCCAACCATTTCAGAATTAGTGCTCCAGGTAGGGCTAAACAGTTTTAAACTCAAGAAAGATTTTAAGAAAGTGTTTGGGAAACCTGTATTTGCTTACCTGACCGAGTTGCGTATGGAACATGCCAAAAAAATGATTCTGGAAGAAGGATATACGGTTTCTGAGGCTTCCTATGAAGTCGGATATAAAAATCCTCAACATTTTACAGCGGCATTTAAGAAAAAATTTCAATACCTGCCTAGTGTTCTAAAAGAGTAG
- a CDS encoding TonB-dependent receptor — translation MKNLSMRIGNAILVITFLLLGSAGYSQATNSITGKVFTSDGQPAAYINVLINNTARGALTDQNGTYTFHNVDAGDYEFVFSLIGLKSQTINVQVAEEGITSVKDITLEVDEQKLQEVIVIAERLNQFARKETEQVARLPLKNINNPQSYTVVSSELLKEQINTDLPSALKSITGGGYVEGNQGFASVYARGFRADSNIKNGLRVYTKYPIDPQNIDRIEVIKGPSSVLFGAGYYGGLVNLVTKKPFEGKKLDVSYTLGSWDLNRFTVDFNTALDKENKTLLRVNGAYHSENSFQNQGFHRSFMVAPSITHKVSDKLDLEFNAEINHSKKTKNFARGIARGGIEGANSWDDINWDYNESYTSNEAAGDVKSQLYQLFANYKITDNWISKTSISSNNYHLTDNYVYLEAIAKDTINRGIIQFSHGNGGTLDLRQDFQGIHTSDAIENKIVIGVNYVNTFWDFTIKNGPVVNGRSHWNFPYDQIVLNGENTIVPPITRRGLDEADGSIAARETGNKNLAAYISDAITIQKKLTLLGGIRFDRFMNDPSISNGISRGGYNQNNISYNAGIVYNPFGDKLGIFGNYMNGFKNVAPGIMDAEGEIVDFDPEEVNQWETGVKLNLLDGKIKSTVSYYNITIDNAIRRFNGFSTQDGEIVSSGIEADLIANPLPGLNMVLGYTYNHSEHKKHANPQFDGRQLTLTPETVANFWISYRVLKGQLSGLGAGFGGNHMSKIYQVSSLDNSFWANDYTTFDGTIFYDQPNYRIGFKINNMFDKEYYNAYGMPQKPLNVNVGFTYKL, via the coding sequence ATGAAGAATTTATCAATGCGTATTGGTAACGCTATTCTGGTAATCACCTTTTTACTACTTGGTAGTGCCGGGTATTCACAGGCAACCAACAGTATTACAGGAAAAGTCTTTACATCAGACGGACAACCTGCTGCTTACATCAATGTATTAATAAACAACACTGCAAGAGGAGCTCTTACAGATCAAAATGGAACATACACTTTTCACAATGTAGATGCCGGTGATTACGAATTCGTATTTTCACTTATCGGACTCAAATCCCAGACAATAAATGTACAGGTAGCCGAAGAAGGAATCACTTCCGTAAAGGACATTACTCTCGAAGTTGATGAACAAAAACTACAAGAGGTGATCGTCATTGCAGAACGTCTAAATCAGTTTGCCAGAAAAGAAACAGAGCAGGTAGCACGTTTACCTCTAAAAAACATCAACAACCCTCAATCATATACAGTAGTAAGTAGTGAGTTACTAAAAGAGCAAATCAATACTGATCTACCTTCTGCCCTAAAAAGTATCACAGGAGGAGGATATGTAGAAGGTAATCAGGGATTCGCATCTGTATATGCCAGAGGTTTCAGAGCGGATTCTAATATCAAAAACGGACTAAGAGTATATACTAAATACCCTATCGATCCACAAAACATTGATCGTATCGAAGTAATCAAAGGACCTTCTTCTGTATTATTCGGTGCCGGATATTACGGAGGATTGGTTAACCTTGTTACTAAGAAACCTTTTGAAGGAAAAAAATTAGATGTTTCTTACACATTAGGTAGCTGGGATCTGAATCGTTTTACGGTAGATTTCAACACAGCTCTTGACAAAGAAAACAAAACATTATTGCGAGTAAACGGTGCTTATCATTCTGAAAACAGTTTCCAAAACCAGGGATTCCACCGTTCTTTTATGGTAGCTCCTAGCATTACTCATAAGGTTAGTGACAAACTTGATCTGGAGTTCAATGCTGAAATCAATCATAGCAAAAAAACCAAGAATTTTGCTAGAGGAATTGCCAGAGGAGGCATCGAAGGAGCAAATAGCTGGGATGATATCAACTGGGATTATAACGAAAGTTATACTTCTAATGAGGCAGCAGGAGACGTAAAATCACAATTATATCAATTATTTGCAAACTATAAAATCACAGATAACTGGATTTCCAAAACGTCTATTTCATCTAATAATTACCACCTAACTGATAATTATGTGTATCTGGAAGCAATTGCCAAAGATACGATTAACAGAGGGATCATTCAGTTCAGCCATGGAAATGGAGGAACATTAGACTTACGCCAGGATTTTCAGGGGATCCATACAAGTGATGCTATCGAAAACAAAATAGTTATCGGAGTTAATTATGTGAATACTTTCTGGGACTTCACTATTAAAAACGGTCCTGTTGTAAACGGAAGATCACATTGGAATTTCCCATATGATCAAATTGTATTAAATGGAGAAAACACTATAGTACCTCCTATTACACGCAGGGGGCTTGATGAAGCTGATGGTAGCATTGCTGCTCGTGAAACAGGAAACAAAAACTTAGCAGCATACATTTCGGACGCGATCACTATTCAGAAAAAACTAACCTTGCTAGGAGGAATCCGTTTTGATCGTTTTATGAATGACCCAAGTATAAGTAATGGAATCTCTCGGGGAGGATACAATCAAAATAACATTTCTTATAATGCCGGAATCGTTTACAATCCATTTGGGGATAAGCTAGGAATATTTGGTAATTATATGAATGGTTTTAAAAATGTAGCCCCTGGAATCATGGACGCTGAAGGAGAAATTGTAGATTTCGATCCAGAAGAAGTAAACCAATGGGAAACCGGAGTAAAACTAAATCTACTAGATGGTAAAATTAAAAGTACTGTTAGCTATTACAACATTACAATTGATAATGCCATTCGTCGTTTCAATGGATTCTCTACTCAGGACGGAGAAATTGTAAGCTCGGGAATTGAAGCAGATTTAATCGCAAATCCTCTCCCTGGATTAAATATGGTATTAGGATACACATACAATCACTCAGAACACAAAAAACATGCAAATCCTCAATTCGACGGAAGACAGCTAACATTAACTCCGGAAACAGTTGCTAATTTCTGGATTAGTTATAGAGTACTTAAAGGGCAACTTAGTGGTTTAGGTGCCGGATTCGGAGGAAATCATATGAGTAAAATCTATCAGGTAAGTAGTTTAGACAATAGCTTCTGGGCCAATGATTATACCACATTTGACGGAACTATTTTCTACGACCAGCCGAATTATCGTATCGGTTTCAAAATAAACAACATGTTTGACAAGGAATACTATAACGCTTATGGTATGCCACAAAAACCTCTTAATGTTAATGTAGGTTTTACCTATAAGTTATAA